A region from the Aegilops tauschii subsp. strangulata cultivar AL8/78 chromosome 5, Aet v6.0, whole genome shotgun sequence genome encodes:
- the LOC109755255 gene encoding uncharacterized protein isoform X1, with amino-acid sequence MQLIWGYGHAPTGIYLFELLIPVFFSLTRLVYLTPLFWAMIGGRMDTMSYLLDHGANPHKVDDRGFNPLHRAARRGDPEMVELLLAKGVSVDPVSASGTPLHIAAYNGHDEAMKILLKHNADCNKIVPGAETLLLAAIAGSSVKCVKLLVEAGADVNDGLITPLVAAATNTACLKYLLEAGANPNVPDNFGRMPIEIAALDGSREDVEILFPVTYCIPTVHDWSIDGIIHHAKSASMKQGDHSNVRRMAELKSLAVNSLKRNDYFSAATLYSVAMKHDRHDATLLSNRSLCFLRMGDGHKALQDALACSEMRPGWPKGWYRLGAALMLLKV; translated from the exons ATGCAACTAATTTGGGGATACGGACATGCTCCAACAGGAATTTATTTATTCGAATTATTGATCCCGGTATTTTTCTCATTGACACGCTTGGTATATCTAACGCCTCTGTTCTGGGCAATGATTGGTGGAAGGATGGATACTATGAGTTATCTTCTTGATCATGGGGCCAATCCACACAAAGTTGATGACCGAGGGTTCAACCCACTTCATCGCGCTGCTCGAAGAG GAGACCCTGAAATGGTGGAACTCTTGCTTGCAAAAGGAGTTTCTGTTGACCCAGTATCTGCTAGTGGGACACCATTGCATATCGCTGCCTACAATGGGCATGATGAAGCTATGAAAATTTTGTTGAAACACAACGCGGAT TGTAACAAGATAGTACCTGGTGCTGaaacccttcttcttgctgcaaTAGCGGGTTCCTCAGTGAAATGTGTCAAGCTCCTGGTCGAG GCTGGTGCGGATGTCAATGACGGTCTTATAACCCCTTTAGTTGCTGCTGCTACAAATACTGCATGCTTGAAATACTTACTGGAAGCTGGTGCCAACCCTAATGTTCCTGACAAC TTTGGTAGGATGCCAATAGAAATTgctgcactggatggttcaagGGAAGACGTTGAGATCTTATTTCCTGTGACTTATTGTATTCCAACTGTGCATGATTGGAGCATCGACGGAATAATACACCATGCAAAGTCAGCGTCTATGAAGCAG GGTGATCATTCAAATGTGAGAAGAATGGCAGAGTTGAAGTCACTTGCGGTTAATTCTCTTAAGAGAAACGATTATTTTTCTGCGGCAACACTGTACAGTGTG GCAATGAAGCATGACCGTCATGACGCTACTTTGTTATCGAACAGAAGCCTTTGCTTTCTCCGCATGGGCGATGGGCACAAGGCTTTGCAGGATGCTCTTGCGTGCAGTGAAATGCGGCCTGGCTGGCCAAAGGGCTGGTACCGGCTGGGCGCAGCGCTCATGTTATTGAAGGTGTGA
- the LOC109755255 gene encoding uncharacterized protein isoform X2, whose translation MDTMSYLLDHGANPHKVDDRGFNPLHRAARRGDPEMVELLLAKGVSVDPVSASGTPLHIAAYNGHDEAMKILLKHNADCNKIVPGAETLLLAAIAGSSVKCVKLLVEAGADVNDGLITPLVAAATNTACLKYLLEAGANPNVPDNFGRMPIEIAALDGSREDVEILFPVTYCIPTVHDWSIDGIIHHAKSASMKQGDHSNVRRMAELKSLAVNSLKRNDYFSAATLYSVAMKHDRHDATLLSNRSLCFLRMGDGHKALQDALACSEMRPGWPKGWYRLGAALMLLKV comes from the exons ATGGATACTATGAGTTATCTTCTTGATCATGGGGCCAATCCACACAAAGTTGATGACCGAGGGTTCAACCCACTTCATCGCGCTGCTCGAAGAG GAGACCCTGAAATGGTGGAACTCTTGCTTGCAAAAGGAGTTTCTGTTGACCCAGTATCTGCTAGTGGGACACCATTGCATATCGCTGCCTACAATGGGCATGATGAAGCTATGAAAATTTTGTTGAAACACAACGCGGAT TGTAACAAGATAGTACCTGGTGCTGaaacccttcttcttgctgcaaTAGCGGGTTCCTCAGTGAAATGTGTCAAGCTCCTGGTCGAG GCTGGTGCGGATGTCAATGACGGTCTTATAACCCCTTTAGTTGCTGCTGCTACAAATACTGCATGCTTGAAATACTTACTGGAAGCTGGTGCCAACCCTAATGTTCCTGACAAC TTTGGTAGGATGCCAATAGAAATTgctgcactggatggttcaagGGAAGACGTTGAGATCTTATTTCCTGTGACTTATTGTATTCCAACTGTGCATGATTGGAGCATCGACGGAATAATACACCATGCAAAGTCAGCGTCTATGAAGCAG GGTGATCATTCAAATGTGAGAAGAATGGCAGAGTTGAAGTCACTTGCGGTTAATTCTCTTAAGAGAAACGATTATTTTTCTGCGGCAACACTGTACAGTGTG GCAATGAAGCATGACCGTCATGACGCTACTTTGTTATCGAACAGAAGCCTTTGCTTTCTCCGCATGGGCGATGGGCACAAGGCTTTGCAGGATGCTCTTGCGTGCAGTGAAATGCGGCCTGGCTGGCCAAAGGGCTGGTACCGGCTGGGCGCAGCGCTCATGTTATTGAAGGTGTGA
- the LOC109755255 gene encoding uncharacterized protein isoform X3, protein MGPIHTKLMTEGSTHFIALLEECNKIVPGAETLLLAAIAGSSVKCVKLLVEAGADVNDGLITPLVAAATNTACLKYLLEAGANPNVPDNFGRMPIEIAALDGSREDVEILFPVTYCIPTVHDWSIDGIIHHAKSASMKQGDHSNVRRMAELKSLAVNSLKRNDYFSAATLYSVAMKHDRHDATLLSNRSLCFLRMGDGHKALQDALACSEMRPGWPKGWYRLGAALMLLKV, encoded by the exons ATGGGGCCAATCCACACAAAGTTGATGACCGAGGGTTCAACCCACTTCATCGCGCTGCTCGAAGAG TGTAACAAGATAGTACCTGGTGCTGaaacccttcttcttgctgcaaTAGCGGGTTCCTCAGTGAAATGTGTCAAGCTCCTGGTCGAG GCTGGTGCGGATGTCAATGACGGTCTTATAACCCCTTTAGTTGCTGCTGCTACAAATACTGCATGCTTGAAATACTTACTGGAAGCTGGTGCCAACCCTAATGTTCCTGACAAC TTTGGTAGGATGCCAATAGAAATTgctgcactggatggttcaagGGAAGACGTTGAGATCTTATTTCCTGTGACTTATTGTATTCCAACTGTGCATGATTGGAGCATCGACGGAATAATACACCATGCAAAGTCAGCGTCTATGAAGCAG GGTGATCATTCAAATGTGAGAAGAATGGCAGAGTTGAAGTCACTTGCGGTTAATTCTCTTAAGAGAAACGATTATTTTTCTGCGGCAACACTGTACAGTGTG GCAATGAAGCATGACCGTCATGACGCTACTTTGTTATCGAACAGAAGCCTTTGCTTTCTCCGCATGGGCGATGGGCACAAGGCTTTGCAGGATGCTCTTGCGTGCAGTGAAATGCGGCCTGGCTGGCCAAAGGGCTGGTACCGGCTGGGCGCAGCGCTCATGTTATTGAAGGTGTGA
- the LOC109755266 gene encoding heat shock protein sti1 homolog, with product MWTPPMTRAAFRASARGVTAPTRRSSGARGRVQVQRCRREQHVVRGEEVEVKVDPKDEQVNERKISQLKSFASKAIERNDYISASAFYTKAIDVDPNDATLFSNRSLCWLRTGDGPKALLDALHSREMRPDWPKACYRQGAALMLLKDYKSACEVLLDGFKLDPENAEMCITGSDGIFEDIKRQHQGNMS from the exons ATGTGGACGCCGCCGATGACGAGG GCTGCCTTTCGCGCCAGCGCCAGAGGAGTCACTGCCCCAACCCGGCGATCCAGCGGAGCACGAGGACGTGTCCAGGTGCAGCGATGCCGACGGGAGCAGCATGTTGTCCGTGGGGAAGAGGTCGAGGTCAAAGTTGATCCTAAG GACGAACAAGTGAATGAAAGGAAAATATCACAGTTGAAGTCATTTGCGAGTAAAGCAATCGAGAGAAATGATTACATTTCTGCATCAGCGTTCTATACCAAG GCAATAGATGTTGACCCTAACGATGCAACCTTGTTCTCAAACAGGAGCCTTTGTTGGCTCCGCACTGGTGATGGACCAAAGGCTCTGTTGGACGCTCTTCACAGCAGAGAAATGCGGCCTGACTGGCCAAAGGCCTGCTACCGGCAGGGCGCAGCTCTGATGTTACTGAAG GACTACAAGAGCGCAtgcgaagtgcttcttgatggaTTCAAGTTGGACCCAGAAAATGCCGAGATGTGCATTACG GGAAGCGATGGAATCTTTGAAGATATCAAAAGGCAACACCAAGGCAACATGAGCTGA